One Burkholderia vietnamiensis LMG 10929 genomic window carries:
- a CDS encoding response regulator yields MRVLVVEDDALIGNGLLRGLRHSGFAVDWVRDGEAASTALRSTQYGLILLDLGLPGEDGSSVLARLRQRNDPTPVIIVTARDAIGDRVAGLDAGADDYLVKPFALEELLARIRVVFRRQTGSPQTVFQSGTLRLDPAQHRVWLRAEEVPLTAREFAILEELIRRPKGIVKREQLEECLYGWNEEVESNTVQVHIHHLRQKLGTDVIVTVRGIGYRIGAPG; encoded by the coding sequence ATGCGCGTTTTGGTAGTAGAGGACGATGCGCTGATTGGCAATGGTTTGCTGCGCGGGCTACGGCATTCGGGGTTTGCTGTCGACTGGGTTCGGGACGGCGAGGCCGCGTCGACCGCATTGCGCTCCACACAATACGGTCTGATCCTGCTCGATCTGGGACTCCCCGGCGAAGACGGTTCATCGGTTCTCGCAAGGTTGCGCCAACGAAACGATCCGACGCCGGTCATCATCGTCACGGCCCGCGATGCCATTGGCGATCGCGTGGCCGGCCTGGATGCCGGTGCGGATGACTACCTTGTCAAGCCTTTCGCGCTGGAAGAGCTGCTCGCGCGCATCCGCGTCGTTTTCCGCAGGCAAACGGGAAGCCCGCAAACCGTGTTCCAGTCCGGCACACTGCGGCTCGATCCCGCGCAACACCGCGTCTGGCTCCGGGCCGAAGAAGTGCCGCTTACGGCGCGGGAGTTTGCCATCCTGGAGGAACTGATCCGCCGTCCAAAGGGGATCGTTAAGCGTGAGCAACTCGAGGAATGCCTCTACGGATGGAACGAGGAAGTCGAGAGCAACACGGTCCAGGTTCACATTCACCATCTGCGCCAGAAGCTCGGTACGGACGTCATCGTGACCGTACGAGGCATCGGCTATCGAATCGGAGCACCTGGATGA
- a CDS encoding PepSY domain-containing protein — protein sequence MSIVHAPVTLAHAATAAELHVHGKAARAEYENSRQGWVYDVEVAGDGKAYDVRVDANKGTVLASAVDSADRDDHDTLD from the coding sequence ATGTCGATCGTGCACGCACCCGTGACGCTCGCACATGCAGCGACAGCCGCCGAACTGCACGTACACGGCAAGGCTGCGCGGGCGGAGTATGAAAATTCAAGGCAAGGCTGGGTGTACGACGTCGAGGTGGCCGGTGACGGCAAGGCATACGACGTTCGCGTCGACGCGAACAAGGGAACCGTCCTCGCATCCGCCGTCGACAGTGCCGATCGTGACGACCACGACACGCTCGACTGA
- a CDS encoding DUF4148 domain-containing protein, protein MNVKLKLLAVSLAALPPMMSFAQSGNVPLTRAQVRAQLIQIEKAGYFPSRKDPSYPDLLQASERRISPEQTGSGVGSEPANQAASGRHVWKNDQSQLYRHH, encoded by the coding sequence ATGAACGTGAAACTCAAACTGCTCGCTGTGTCGCTGGCCGCGCTGCCCCCAATGATGTCGTTTGCCCAATCCGGCAATGTTCCGCTTACCCGCGCTCAGGTGCGTGCGCAATTGATTCAGATCGAAAAAGCCGGGTATTTTCCGTCACGCAAGGATCCCAGCTACCCCGACTTGCTTCAGGCCTCCGAGCGGCGCATTTCGCCTGAACAAACTGGTAGCGGTGTCGGAAGCGAGCCTGCTAACCAGGCCGCGTCGGGACGGCATGTGTGGAAGAATGACCAGAGCCAGTTGTACCGGCATCACTGA
- a CDS encoding efflux RND transporter periplasmic adaptor subunit, whose protein sequence is MSVALAVLAPCAGPVRADEPVTASVDTVAVHREPISQQVRAYGIVAASSSSVTSINLPYAARIRKVLVLPGQTVARSAALVVVEADPAAVLAASQATSALTLAQGELERTRSLFDAGLATQSQLAAARKALNDAQQRLAAQHQMGVHAGNVTIAAPFAGVVSQLTALPGDQIQAGATIAQIAAVANASSWQANVTLGVDPSAAASIHVGDSVVLNGLSTALEHAHPAGRVVVAGAAIDPQSQLVNVGANIPLGGTAFILGTRVSADIATQTGTWWVVPRAAVLSDRKGTYVFQVTPKHTAQRVDVVVRVESGNRYGVDGPLDAAEPLVVTGNYELRNGMAVRMAGGARQ, encoded by the coding sequence GTGTCCGTCGCGCTTGCCGTGCTGGCGCCGTGTGCGGGGCCCGTGCGGGCCGACGAACCTGTGACCGCATCGGTCGATACCGTAGCAGTACACCGAGAACCGATTTCTCAGCAGGTTCGGGCATACGGCATCGTCGCGGCATCGTCGTCGAGCGTCACTTCGATCAACCTGCCTTATGCCGCGCGCATTCGAAAGGTGCTTGTGCTGCCCGGCCAGACGGTAGCCCGCAGCGCGGCGCTCGTCGTGGTAGAAGCCGACCCCGCTGCGGTACTGGCAGCATCGCAGGCCACCAGCGCGCTGACCCTTGCGCAGGGCGAACTCGAGCGTACGCGCTCGCTGTTCGACGCCGGTCTTGCAACGCAATCGCAGCTTGCCGCGGCGCGGAAGGCGCTGAATGACGCACAGCAGCGACTGGCAGCCCAGCATCAAATGGGGGTGCATGCCGGAAACGTGACGATCGCCGCGCCGTTTGCAGGCGTCGTGTCGCAGTTGACCGCACTCCCGGGCGATCAGATCCAGGCCGGCGCAACGATCGCGCAGATCGCGGCGGTCGCGAATGCGTCGAGTTGGCAAGCGAACGTGACGCTCGGTGTCGACCCGTCGGCCGCGGCGTCGATTCACGTGGGAGATTCCGTCGTGCTGAATGGGCTGTCGACCGCGCTTGAGCACGCTCATCCTGCGGGGCGAGTCGTCGTGGCGGGCGCGGCAATCGATCCGCAAAGCCAGCTCGTGAACGTCGGTGCCAACATACCGCTTGGCGGTACCGCGTTTATCCTGGGTACACGTGTGAGCGCCGATATTGCGACGCAGACCGGAACCTGGTGGGTGGTGCCGCGCGCCGCAGTGCTGAGCGACAGGAAGGGGACCTATGTGTTCCAGGTGACGCCGAAGCACACTGCGCAGCGCGTCGACGTCGTGGTGCGCGTGGAAAGCGGCAATCGCTATGGCGTTGACGGACCGCTTGACGCGGCGGAACCGCTGGTTGTCACCGGCAACTACGAGTTGCGGAACGGGATGGCAGTGCGAATGGCCGGAGGCGCGCGCCAATGA
- a CDS encoding ATP-binding protein produces MKSLRRRLLLWLVPATLLIGVIASATTYWGALTEIDELLSDQLKAVARHVNVDANGRLSLTGVRQSDDTSLSGQQSHGVLLEIWRGSGVLFSTDPDSLLPPPQGPGLADVASRGQLWHTYVYRSGDTLIRVAQVQRARWEAVAEIAMHLLWPVLSLLPVLALFLWFGIGYGLHPLREIASTLRRRDADNMQSIDTATMPGEVVPLADAINDLLRRLDQSFSIQRRFIADAAHELRTPIMGLGIQAELLPLVRDEQERDAIVTQIRIGTSRLAHLAEQLLTLARLAPQAPEALSERIDIAAIALSVVSDRERVAQAHHVDLGLVAPRAVIVRGSQEELRILLNNLVDNAIRYAGAGACIDVVVEKDGDRPVLEVRDTGPGIPDNELTRVWERFYRGAGQPASGTGLGLSIVQSIAEHHQAELHLTNREDTRGLSVRVVFPHRAS; encoded by the coding sequence ATGAAATCGCTCAGGCGCAGACTCCTGCTCTGGCTCGTGCCCGCGACATTGTTGATTGGCGTAATCGCCAGCGCAACCACGTACTGGGGTGCGTTGACCGAAATCGACGAGTTGCTGAGCGATCAGTTGAAGGCGGTCGCCCGGCACGTGAACGTCGATGCCAACGGCCGCCTGTCACTGACGGGTGTCAGGCAAAGTGACGACACCAGCTTGTCGGGCCAGCAATCGCACGGCGTATTGCTTGAAATCTGGCGTGGATCGGGTGTTCTTTTCAGCACCGACCCCGACTCGTTGCTGCCCCCGCCACAAGGCCCCGGGCTCGCGGACGTCGCCAGTCGAGGGCAGCTATGGCATACCTACGTGTATCGGAGCGGTGACACCCTGATTCGTGTCGCGCAGGTGCAGCGCGCACGCTGGGAGGCAGTCGCGGAAATCGCAATGCATCTGCTGTGGCCGGTTCTATCGTTGCTCCCCGTTCTTGCGCTCTTTCTATGGTTCGGCATCGGCTACGGATTGCACCCGCTTCGCGAGATCGCATCGACACTTCGACGGCGCGACGCCGACAACATGCAGTCGATCGACACGGCAACGATGCCCGGCGAAGTCGTTCCCTTGGCCGACGCCATCAACGATCTCCTGCGCCGACTCGACCAGTCGTTTTCCATACAGCGCCGCTTTATCGCCGACGCCGCTCATGAACTGCGCACACCGATCATGGGGCTCGGCATCCAGGCCGAACTGCTTCCCCTTGTCCGGGACGAACAGGAACGCGATGCGATAGTCACGCAGATTCGAATCGGTACGTCCAGGCTCGCGCATCTGGCGGAGCAACTGCTGACGCTGGCGCGCCTCGCGCCGCAGGCCCCGGAGGCCCTGTCCGAACGGATCGACATTGCCGCGATCGCGCTTTCCGTCGTGAGCGATCGGGAACGCGTTGCGCAGGCGCATCATGTCGACCTGGGGTTGGTTGCCCCGCGCGCCGTGATCGTTCGTGGAAGTCAGGAAGAGCTGCGGATTTTGCTTAACAATCTGGTCGACAATGCGATCCGGTACGCTGGCGCGGGCGCATGCATCGATGTCGTGGTCGAGAAGGACGGAGATCGTCCAGTACTGGAAGTTCGAGATACCGGGCCCGGTATCCCCGATAACGAGTTGACGCGAGTGTGGGAGCGTTTCTATCGCGGTGCGGGCCAGCCCGCTTCGGGTACAGGCCTGGGCCTCTCAATCGTGCAAAGTATCGCGGAGCATCACCAAGCGGAGTTGCATTTGACCAATCGGGAAGACACACGGGGACTCAGCGTTCGAGTCGTTTTTCCTCATAGAGCAAGCTGA
- a CDS encoding TolC family protein, translating to MVDYTLSSRWKSASLCVALCGFITGCTTYHAKPLFRASTALSQHDLDRFEIDPRKMPLPELVAHRFDPSAGFDIEDVAMLAVANNPDLKLARDDLGIAQAQAFSAGLLPDPQVSVSSDFPGAAGLERAFNYGLSMDVMAIISRSANQRSADATVRKTDLGLLWQEWQIVAQAKQLYTKTRYEDAVLPLLKQALDLDQTRYTRLEHARQAGNTTDDVVSVALTAYSDARRQYDDMVRARAQTHHDFNLLLGIAPDVELKLVGSSRTKPLANASLEAELAALPKRRPDLIALQAGYEAQEQKYRAAILNQFPSLTVGFDRARDTSGIYTTGFQIALSLPIFNRNRGNIAIEQATRQRLGDEYRVRLNAAYADIAHLRNDSRLASAQLAQDEAALPALMQAAGRARNAFAAHDIAMGQYVDAQLAALTRQIDAETQRDALAEQRIGLQALLGSAIPDAFSTDSTQR from the coding sequence ATGGTTGATTACACTCTGTCTAGCCGTTGGAAGTCGGCATCGTTATGCGTTGCGTTGTGCGGCTTCATCACCGGTTGCACGACCTATCACGCAAAGCCGCTTTTTCGAGCATCGACCGCGCTGTCTCAGCACGACCTCGATCGCTTCGAGATCGATCCCCGGAAGATGCCGTTACCCGAACTAGTGGCACATCGTTTCGATCCGTCCGCAGGCTTCGACATCGAGGACGTTGCGATGCTGGCCGTCGCAAACAACCCGGATCTGAAGCTTGCGCGCGATGATCTCGGCATTGCGCAGGCACAGGCATTTTCTGCAGGTCTCCTACCAGATCCACAGGTATCGGTTTCGAGCGACTTTCCGGGTGCCGCGGGCCTTGAGCGCGCGTTCAACTACGGACTGAGCATGGACGTGATGGCGATCATCTCGCGAAGTGCCAACCAGAGGTCCGCCGACGCGACTGTGCGAAAGACGGACCTTGGACTGCTGTGGCAGGAATGGCAAATCGTCGCTCAAGCCAAGCAGCTTTATACAAAGACGCGTTATGAAGACGCCGTACTGCCGCTGCTGAAGCAGGCGCTCGATCTCGACCAGACGCGCTACACCCGGCTCGAGCATGCCCGGCAGGCCGGGAACACGACCGATGACGTCGTGAGTGTCGCATTGACGGCATACAGCGACGCGCGCCGGCAATATGACGACATGGTCCGTGCCCGCGCGCAGACGCATCATGACTTCAACCTGTTGCTGGGGATTGCACCCGACGTCGAGCTGAAGCTCGTCGGTTCGAGCAGGACGAAACCGCTGGCGAACGCGTCGCTCGAAGCCGAATTGGCAGCGTTGCCTAAGCGACGCCCTGACTTGATTGCGCTGCAGGCAGGCTACGAAGCGCAGGAGCAGAAATACCGTGCCGCGATCCTCAACCAGTTTCCGAGCCTGACGGTCGGATTCGATCGTGCACGTGACACGTCCGGCATCTATACGACCGGTTTCCAGATCGCATTGAGCCTGCCGATCTTCAACCGCAACCGCGGCAATATCGCGATCGAACAGGCGACTCGTCAGCGTCTCGGCGACGAATATCGGGTCCGGCTGAATGCTGCGTACGCGGACATTGCGCACCTGCGCAACGATTCGCGCCTCGCGAGCGCGCAACTCGCGCAGGACGAGGCAGCACTGCCGGCGCTCATGCAAGCAGCCGGGCGCGCACGGAACGCGTTCGCGGCACACGATATCGCGATGGGGCAGTACGTCGATGCGCAGCTCGCCGCGCTGACGAGGCAGATTGATGCGGAAACCCAACGCGATGCGCTTGCCGAACAGCGTATCGGGCTGCAAGCGCTACTCGGCAGTGCGATCCCGGACGCATTCTCCACCGACTCCACTCAGCGTTGA
- a CDS encoding efflux RND transporter permease subunit, whose protein sequence is MNFGQWMQMHRRSLLFVVALLAVAGALTAFRLPISLFPNVSFPRAVVSLDAGDRPAEQMATLVTMPVEEALRRVPSVRDVESKTSRGSAEISLNFDWGTDMAQATLQAQSAISEILPSLPPGTKMQVRRMDPTVFPVLAYSLTSSQQSLAQLRDLAQFQLRPLLSSVDGVARVEVTGGAQDELQVAIDPARLAAYKLSVEDVSKAIGAGNVLIATGRIEDHYKLYLVVADTTITSLDTLRNAVVSSAGGNQVRVGDIATVSRGTAPQWIRVTADGQDAVLVNVFQQPGANSVAMAKAIRAKLAAFEKQMPPGVHLAYWYDQSQLVIASASSVRDAILIGVVLAAFTLFVFLRNWKITAIAVALVPVVMSATILLLDVFGMGFNIMTLGGMAAAVGLVIDDAIVMIEHIARRMREAGAHAFHGRVMSAALEFTRPLAGSSAATLIIFVPLAFLSGVTGAFFKALSITMASALFISFVVSWLAIPILCDHWLTPADAEEHRESRLSHWMNTRYAALIERVSGRPLLALAGVVPLLIVAALAFTRVGSGFMPSMDEGGFVLDYHTAPGTSITETDRLMREIETIIRENPNVATYSRRTGAGLGGDLNEPNRGDFFVRLKSGSREPIDTVMEEIRSKIETNVPGVSIELAQLMEDLIGDLTAVPQPVQIKIYSDDPHVLDSTARRVAARIGKIQGIVDVDDGINPAGDALDLHIRPDAAAAEGMDPQAIAQQVSDLLEGNVATQFQQGPKTVGVRVWVANAMRTNGTGLGELQIRAPDGHLFPLDRVTDLVTVSGQPEISRDNLKRMVAVTARIDGRDLGSTIADVQHALGEADLLPPGVYYELGGLYQQQQIAFRGLLAVFGAAVALVFGLLLFLYERFRVALAVMAMPLCATGAVFIGLWVTGIELNISAMMGMTMIVGIVTEVAIFYVSEFQALVRDEGMAPDVALLAAGRNRLRPIAMTTIAAILALLPLAFALGQGSAMQQPLAVAIISGLIVQLPLVLLVLPVLLRVLVAGSGSAGLSDH, encoded by the coding sequence ATGAATTTCGGGCAATGGATGCAGATGCATCGACGATCGCTGCTGTTTGTCGTGGCGCTGCTTGCAGTCGCGGGCGCGCTGACGGCCTTTCGGTTACCGATCTCGTTGTTTCCGAACGTGTCGTTCCCGCGCGCGGTCGTTTCGCTCGATGCGGGTGACCGGCCGGCCGAACAGATGGCGACGCTTGTCACGATGCCGGTCGAAGAAGCGCTGCGGCGCGTGCCCAGCGTGCGCGACGTCGAGTCGAAGACCAGCCGGGGATCGGCCGAGATCTCGCTTAACTTCGACTGGGGCACAGACATGGCGCAGGCGACGCTGCAGGCGCAGTCCGCAATTTCCGAAATCCTGCCGTCGTTACCGCCCGGCACGAAGATGCAGGTGAGGCGGATGGATCCCACCGTGTTTCCGGTGCTTGCCTATAGCCTCACGTCGTCGCAGCAATCGCTTGCGCAACTTCGCGATCTCGCGCAGTTCCAGTTGCGCCCGCTGCTGTCGTCGGTCGACGGCGTCGCGCGCGTCGAAGTGACCGGGGGGGCGCAGGACGAGTTGCAAGTCGCCATCGATCCCGCCCGGCTCGCGGCGTACAAGCTGTCGGTCGAGGACGTATCAAAGGCGATCGGTGCGGGCAACGTGCTGATAGCGACCGGACGGATCGAGGACCACTACAAGCTGTACCTGGTCGTCGCAGATACCACGATTACGTCGCTCGATACGCTTCGCAACGCAGTCGTGTCGTCTGCGGGCGGCAATCAGGTACGCGTCGGCGACATCGCGACCGTGTCGCGCGGCACGGCTCCGCAATGGATACGCGTCACGGCGGACGGGCAGGACGCAGTCCTGGTCAATGTATTCCAGCAGCCGGGGGCGAATAGCGTCGCGATGGCCAAGGCGATCCGCGCGAAGTTGGCCGCTTTCGAGAAACAAATGCCACCGGGCGTGCACCTGGCGTACTGGTATGACCAGAGTCAGCTCGTGATCGCGTCAGCATCGAGCGTGCGCGACGCGATTCTGATCGGCGTGGTCTTGGCTGCATTCACGCTTTTCGTGTTCCTGCGCAACTGGAAAATCACCGCGATTGCCGTTGCGCTGGTGCCGGTCGTGATGAGCGCGACGATCCTGCTGCTCGATGTGTTCGGAATGGGTTTCAACATCATGACGCTCGGCGGGATGGCCGCGGCGGTCGGACTCGTGATCGATGATGCGATCGTGATGATCGAGCACATCGCGAGGCGCATGCGCGAGGCTGGCGCCCATGCATTCCACGGCCGCGTGATGAGCGCGGCCCTCGAATTCACGCGTCCGCTTGCGGGATCGTCGGCCGCGACGCTGATCATCTTTGTGCCTCTCGCGTTCCTGTCTGGCGTGACGGGCGCATTTTTCAAGGCGCTGTCGATCACCATGGCGAGCGCGCTGTTCATTTCGTTCGTCGTGAGCTGGCTTGCCATCCCGATCCTGTGCGATCACTGGCTGACGCCCGCCGATGCGGAGGAGCATCGCGAGTCGCGTCTGTCGCACTGGATGAACACCCGCTATGCGGCCCTGATCGAACGAGTGAGCGGCAGGCCGTTGCTTGCCCTGGCAGGTGTGGTGCCGCTTCTGATCGTGGCCGCGCTGGCGTTTACGCGTGTCGGCAGCGGGTTCATGCCGTCGATGGACGAGGGCGGGTTCGTGCTCGACTATCACACGGCGCCCGGGACATCCATCACCGAAACGGATCGTCTGATGCGTGAAATCGAGACGATCATTCGTGAGAACCCGAACGTCGCGACGTATTCCCGGCGCACCGGCGCGGGCCTTGGCGGCGACCTCAACGAACCCAACAGGGGCGACTTCTTCGTGCGCCTGAAATCGGGGTCCCGCGAGCCGATCGACACGGTGATGGAGGAGATCCGGTCGAAAATCGAAACGAACGTTCCGGGCGTGAGTATCGAACTCGCCCAACTGATGGAGGACCTGATAGGTGACCTGACTGCGGTGCCGCAACCGGTGCAGATCAAGATCTATTCGGATGATCCTCACGTGCTGGATTCGACAGCAAGGCGGGTCGCGGCGCGGATCGGAAAAATTCAAGGCATCGTCGACGTCGACGACGGCATCAATCCGGCGGGTGATGCACTCGACCTTCACATCCGGCCCGATGCGGCAGCGGCGGAAGGCATGGATCCGCAGGCGATCGCGCAGCAAGTGTCGGATCTGCTCGAGGGTAACGTCGCCACGCAATTCCAGCAGGGACCCAAGACGGTCGGGGTGCGCGTGTGGGTCGCGAATGCGATGCGCACGAATGGCACGGGGCTCGGAGAACTGCAGATCCGCGCGCCGGATGGGCACCTGTTCCCGCTCGACCGAGTGACCGATCTCGTCACGGTTAGCGGTCAGCCGGAGATCAGCCGAGACAACCTGAAGCGAATGGTAGCCGTCACCGCACGAATCGACGGACGCGACCTGGGCTCGACGATCGCGGACGTGCAACATGCGCTCGGCGAGGCGGATCTGTTGCCGCCCGGCGTGTATTACGAGCTCGGCGGGCTGTATCAGCAACAACAGATCGCATTCCGCGGACTGCTTGCCGTGTTTGGCGCCGCCGTGGCGCTAGTTTTCGGCCTGCTGCTGTTCCTCTACGAACGGTTCCGCGTCGCGCTCGCCGTGATGGCGATGCCGCTGTGCGCGACCGGCGCGGTTTTCATCGGTCTGTGGGTAACGGGTATCGAACTGAACATCTCGGCGATGATGGGGATGACGATGATCGTCGGTATCGTGACCGAAGTCGCGATCTTCTATGTTTCCGAGTTCCAGGCGCTCGTGCGCGATGAAGGAATGGCGCCCGATGTCGCGCTGCTCGCCGCCGGCCGCAACCGGTTGCGGCCGATCGCGATGACGACGATCGCCGCGATCCTGGCATTGCTGCCGCTTGCGTTCGCGCTCGGTCAGGGTTCGGCGATGCAGCAACCGCTGGCGGTGGCGATCATATCGGGGCTGATCGTACAGCTTCCGTTGGTTTTGCTGGTGCTGCCGGTTCTGTTGCGTGTGCTGGTTGCGGGATCCGGGTCGGCAGGACTGTCGGACCATTGA